DNA from Fusarium musae strain F31 chromosome 7, whole genome shotgun sequence:
TTTTGCAGTGAATCCACTTGAAGTCGAGCCTGATCCTAAGAATCCTGAGGGCATCAAACTCTCCACTGGTGGATTTCTTTGCTTGACTGCTTATCGCATGTTTGCATCAGATATCTTTGATGCCGACTACGAACAACCTGACGCTTACATCTTTCCTGAGCACCACAATTTACTCAAACGATTCCTCGGAGATGACCCTCAGACGCAGATAGAGAGCAACCCTGGGACCGTCGAGGCCTTGTTAGTCATTGCACTATGGCTCCACGACCAGAAGCGCATTATTGGACCTAAAGAGACCGACGACAAGGACGTAACCTTCATGTCGTACCATCATTTACTTACGCTCATTTCCgtcttccatccatcattGCGGGTACGGAATGCAGCGACTGTGCTGGCGGGTCACATCCTTCACGAAGACCCCCACGAGGAAGACAGATTGGGTATTTTAGAAGACTTGTTGGAAAACTGCATGTTCTCGTCACTGAAAGCATGCGCAGTGACATGGCTACGCGAAGAGATCATTGCCGCCCGCAAGGCTGGCTCAACGGGCCGCTTTGCCGATCCGGACTGCCTAGACACACTTCAGTATACCCTTTTTGAGGACCTCGAGTCCTTCGCTGAGACAGATTTGGAGGCCTTGTGGGAGTTTTGGGTCCAGTTCGCACCCTTTCACCTTCAGGTTGCCAACTTCGCTCTGTTCTTGTTTGGTGGTCAAGATTTCAAGCACTTGGTTCCTGCTGGAATGGCCGCAGCAGTTGAGCATCGATACGCAAGCCCCTTACTGACAGCCGCCAAGCGCCTGAGAGAGGCAATAGATaagaaggagattgatggacaagggcaagaagaagaggtttcGATGCAGCTTGGCATCTTGACAGATACCCTGGAGCGTGTCCCATTGCAGTAGAGCTTGATGGCTATGGATTATGGGGGCGTTGCAGCTGACTGAGGTCGGGTCTATTGGAGTACGGCATTTGTAAATACGTAGTACATGGCGATGTATACAGTTTTTTCGGGTTAAGAAACGTAGATATGTCATTATTTACATGGCGCACTTCGTTTCGCTATGACCAGCCTCGGCATATTCTTCATATCTGGGGGTTTTTGGGTTTGTAACTCAGAAACTCAGTTGATATAAATTGGTATAAATACAGTTATCTTACCCGTAGTGGTAAAGTAAAGATCACCTATTCTCCTCAGTTCAATTCTACAAGGTCTTACAAGATATCTTGGGGTTCagaaatatagttatagggTAGTGCAAAATAGCCCAAGCTGCCCGGAGCATACAGTCCGTCTAAGCCAAGCCACGACTCAGGCCAACGATGCACAAGGAAATTAGCCTTGTTTCTGGCCCATGTTGCTATTACTGAGTGGGGTCTTTAGTTCTGCCACCACTGGATGCAGGTAGGTACTCTGTAGTCGGATGACGATGGTTTGCCGGTTCAGGTTATTAGGTAGGTGAACATGCCACTACTGGTTGAGTTTATTAGCACCGGAAAGATAAGTTACAACATTGGTTGCTGTACGCCCAGATCGAGATGTGTAAGTCATTGACTCGCTAGAGCCACACGACTAAGagaggctggctggctggcgaTTAAGACCTGGTTGGGTGCCAGAGCACGTAGACAAGACTTTGTTATTACCGTACCTACCTTGGGCACCTTACCTGTAGACACCTACCTACTTGACGATGCGAtttgatgcgatgcgatgcaacGCATAAGCATAAATGCAGCTCTTTTGAAGCTTGAAACGCGGCATCTGTCCCGAGAGGACTAAATTAGCGGTGCATCATCGACGATTCTTCGCCTGTTCCTTGTTCTGAATGAGACCTTGTGTGACCCCATCAATTCTTTTAGCCTTAGTCTTGGGGAGCAATGGAAAGCAGCTAAAAGGCCCAAAACCCCCGAACGTCAAGGGGTTCCGCTGTGGATAACACGGCAAGTGACATCATTGTATCATTCTCAAGTCTCAACCAGAATTTGGGAAGGAGCATTGACATTGGACATCAAAGAGGCCCATAAGGTAAGGTCACCACCTCGTGACGACGGGGGACGCCTCAACTCTTGGAACGGGACGGCTCGGAATTTGTTCAGGACACTTCGTGCTGCCTTGGCCCTGATCATAGATTcttcatttctttctttcaccCTTTCACCCTTTTTTACACTGCACGCCTCTAAATCATGGGCTGCTATTCGCGACTCCGGTAGCAACTAACATACCGTACCGCCAAGTTTGCGAACAACTCTGTGACACGATAGCGACGCCAGTTCGTCACAGCGGACTTCACGATATACCCTTCAATTGTCCATATCCAAGCAACTTTCCTTCTGGCACAACTCAAGAAATACATCACAAAAACCTTTGAAAGACGAGAGGAACTGCCCATATAGCGCCATGGATTCTCTACAACAAGACCCCAACAGGCTCAAACTTGAAGTATCAGAGCAACACCATCACAATGACGATGGACAGCAATCTACAACACTAATCACAGATACACATGGGGATGTCGCCTACCCTGCTCCTATCCCACCCTCAGTACAGTCCCCCGAAAGCCCCAAGTCGCCGCGAAGCCCAAAGGACAACATCGACCCTGGCCACGGCGTTCAACAAACACAAGTCAAATCAGAGCCTGCACATCTGCCACCCGCAAACGATTCAATCTCACCTAAGAAGTTGCCAGCCCAAAAGAGTCGACCAAGACCGACCAAGTCCTGGCAGACTGAGCAGCCACGGCGCGATCATCACCACCGTTCCTACTTTCGTCCCGGCCCAGCCAGAGCTGGCACCTCATATTTGAACAAGGCGATCTGGGAAGCACCAGAGGACCCGAGGCTCAGCTCAAGTGATAGTTCGGTAGCATCGGCTGGCGAGGATGAACTCCAAACCAGCCAGCAAGAATCCCATCATAGTGAGCACAAGAAGAAAGCAGGCGAGAAAACAAGCGGGAAGgcgagccatgatgacgatAAATACGGCCATTTCAACATTGGTAATCAGAACTACCAAACATCCGGCAAGGTCAAAAAGGATGGTCGCTTGCGCATCACGGTCAACGAGACTGCAGGCACTGGATACTTGACTAAGGCTTTGGGTGCAGCTGTCAACAAGGTCACTCCCGCAAAGGCCGAACAGGCGGACAATGTGTCAACTCTCAAAACTCCTGAAAGCCCACGCcggtcatcttcttcgacagCTGTTGCAGATCCCAGTCCTCAAGCACGCTTAAACATTGTGATCATGGTTATTGGCTCACGAGGAGATGCCCAACCCTTCTTGAAGATAGGCAAGGTTTTGAAAGAGGATTATGGGCACCGAGTACGCATCGCCACGCATCCAGCGTTTCGCGAATTTGTCGAAAAAGATTCTGGTCTTGAGTTCTTCTCTGTTGGGGGTGATCCATCAGAGCTCATGGCTTTTATGGTCAAGAATCCAGGTCTGATCCCAACACTTGAGACAGTCAAGGCTGGAGATATTGGGAGACGGCGAGCCGCAATGGCCACCATGTTTGATGGGTTCTGGCGAGCATGTATCAATGCCACAGACGACGAATCGGACCGCCAGAACCTAAAGATGATGGGCGAAAAGGACCCTTTTGTCGCGGACGTTATTATTGCCAATCCTCCAAGCTTTGCACATATTCACTGCGCCGAAGCACTTGGGATTCCTGTTCATTTAATGTTTACTTTTCCTTACACGCCTACACAAGCTTTCCCTCATCCCTTGGCAAGCATCAAGAATTCCAATGTGGACCCTGGATATACAAACTTCATCTCTTATCCCCTAGTCGAGATGATGGTATGGCAAGGCCTGGGAGATCTGGTCAACGAATTTCGTGTCAAGACTTTAGCTCTAGATCCCGTCTCGACCCTCTGGGCTCCAGGTGCAACATATCGCCTGCATGTGCCATTCACATACTTGTGGTCACCGGGTCTTGTCCCGAAGCCACAAGACTGGGGAAGCGAGGTTGACGTGGCTGGCTTCGTATTTCTTGACTTGGCTTCAACCTTTGAGCCACCAAAGGAACTGGGGGAATTTCTAGCAGCTGGGGAGACTCCAATCTATATTGGATTTGGATcgattgttgttgatgatgcagacAAATTCACACAAATGATCTTCAAAGCTGTCGAGCTGGCTGGAGTTCGTGCCCTGGTATCTAAGGGCTGGGGTGGACTTGGTGGTGACGATGTTCCAGAGAATATCTTCATGCTCGACAACACCCCTCATGACTGGCTTTTCCCGAGAGTCAAAGCATGCGTCATTCACGGAGGCGCCGGAACAACAGCCATTGCGCTCAAATGTGGCAAGCCTACAATGATCGTTCCCTTCTTCGGCGACCAAAACTTTTGGGGTAAGATGGTGAGCAACGCAAATGTTGGACCGGAGCCAGTGCCATACAAACACCTGAATGCCGAAAAGCTTGCTGAAGGCATTGAATTTTGTCTTACTGACAAGGCAAGGGATGCCGCTGGAGCAATCGCCAAACGAATCGCAGAGGAGGGCGATGGCGCTGTTAATGCCGTCAAAGAATTTCACAGGCAGCTGAACTTAAGAAGCCCGAGTCTCTTGCGATGCTCCCTCCTCAAAGATCACACAGCCGTTTGGGAGTTGAAAAACACCAATATTAAACTGGGTGCATTGGCTGCCGACATCCTAGTGGACAACGGCCTGTTGACCTGGAAGCGCCTGAGACTTCTCAGGCATGTGGAATGGAATGACTTTGAAGGCCCCGGGGAACCTGTCACAGGAATTGCCGGATCCATAGCTGGCACAGTCGGTGAAGCATTTCACGGCGTTGCAAGCGTTCCTTACCATTGGGtaaaaagaacaagaacaatcagcaagaagaagaatcagAGGAACGCTAGGAAATCTAAGAAGTCGGGCAACAACATAACACGACACAATCCGGCGGACTCTGATGACCCAGTGGATGCTGCCTCGTTGCACACTGAGACAACAGCTGGGGACACCGGAGGTCAATACGTGGGCGACATAGCGAGCGGTGTGGAAAGGACAGCTACTGCCATCGCCAAGGCGCCCGTGGACCTCTCGATGGCACTCGCACAAGGTTTTCACAATGCCCCTCGACTCTATGGCGACAATACGGTACGACGTCCCATTCGAGTGACAGGTTTCCATTCTGGCCTCCGGGCGGCCCGGCATGAGTTTGCGTATGGAGTCTACGATGGCTTCACAGGAGTAGTTCGCCTGCCGTTCCGTGGAGCAAAAGAAAATGGACCGATTGGATTCGTCAAGGGTACAGGTATGGGATTGACAGGCTTGGTCCTCAAAAACCTCTCTGCTATTGTTGGCCCGATTGGGTACACACTCAAAGGCGTTGTGAAGCAGGCTGAGCGGTCCAAGACGCCCCAGAAATACATCCGCCGGGCTCGCATTGTCCAAGGGCAGAGGGAGTATAATGCGCTCCCAGAAGACCAGCGAAAGCAGTTAGAAAAGGAAGTTATGGAGGGATGGCATATAATGGATGAGTTGAGAGAGAAGATCCAGGATTTGGAGAAGCAACGAGGCATAGCGGGACAGATTGATCGAGTTCTCCTTGACACGGAAGTCATTTTCGAAGACGTGGACGTTGCCAAGAGATCCCTGGAAGCGCTCAAACAGGGAAAGGCCCTAGAAGATGTGGTAGACCCAGATCGAGACCGAGGTCGTGATGGAGGAAAATCCAAGCGAAACCGAAGTATGTCGATTCGGAGGTCCTTTAATTTGACAAAGAAGTCGAGGGAGGAAAAACGCCTCCCATCGCTGGCTGATGCCGAGGAGAGCATAAAGACAGGCAGGGGAGATGAGGGACTGGATAAACTGACCGTGCCAGCAAGGTAGTATCGTTTGCTCATGGGGAAGTGCATGGCGTTGGGTTGCTGTGGTCTTTGAACGCATATCATATACCCAAGGATCTTTGTTTTAGACTATAGTCACACTGTAAGCTTATTGAACTGTATAATTTCGCGATCAAAGTGTCATTCTTACTTCTCTGTAATGTCTGAGTATCTcctttgtccttcttctccttcttcttgttttcttctgAGTTAGGATCACTTTTGGTCTACGTAAAAATGCATCTCTGGAAAGAATTGATCCCTTTCCCAGAGCAGAGGTATTATTGTGTCGTTTTGGTAAGCTGGTAGTAAGCTTTCATAGCGAACTCGCGACTGGTTGATCTACCGTCGCCGATCGTAGTCCCGATGACTCCGATGCCGGTCGTAGTCTCTGTTCCGGTCACGGTCGCGGTTGTGGTCGCGGTCTCGGTCACGGTCACGATGTCCATGCCTGCTGTCTCGATCCCTCTCGCGTTCACGCTCACGCTCACGCTTGTAACTGTCCTCATGGGAGCGACCCTCCTTTCGTTTACTTTCCTCTCGACGATACTCGTCCAAGCGTGGCCGTCTGTTCTTCTTTCCGCCCTGATTCCATCCGCCGAGATCCTCTTCCCCTTTGAGCTCCGTACCACCAAGACCGAGTCGGTTCGGACGTCGTTTTACTTCCTTGACTTTATCGCCAGTTTTCCCGTCCCAGCCCATACCGCGGAGAAGAGCTGCGCCGAATTCTTCTACTGGCATGGCTTCATAGTCATCAAGCGTGGTCTCTCCTGCCCCTTGGATGTCGTGACGGCGGGCGTCCTCTTCAGTTGGATGGATGATCTTTTTATCGTCCTCCTTGTTGCCTAGTAGAGCGTCCAATGCTTCGTCATCTGCTGTTCGTTTGGGCGGTGGCTTTTTCAGGTTGTCATCAATCGAGATCGGCTTCTCCTTGGACTCTGATCCAACATCCTTGTTGGCGTCCTCAGCCTTTTCCTTAACCGTCAGACCCCATTTGATTCCCTTGTCCTGATCCGCAGGTTCCGTCTCGATGGTTGCGTTGTTTTGTTGTGCTCTTGTCTCCTCGGGTAGCGAACTTTTGCTCTTCCTCTGGGCTCTGGCCTCTGATCTCCAGTCGTGGTTTGGCTGTCTGGCCAAAACATATTCCTTCTTTTCCGTCCTCAAGTCCTTGGCCTTGCGCTCCATCTCCGCTCCGTCCACCCCAAAGCCTGTGATCTTCTCATGCCGTCCTCGATGCTCAtaatcatcatcctcagagTCGGAAGCGCCCCCCAAAGCGTGTGGTCGTGGCCGCTTCCCTAGGGACGAGGATGGATTTGGTTTTGATGCCTTCTTCGAATTGTTATTGCTCGACGTAGCGCCGAACTTGATTGCTATGCGCGGAGCCGAAGGCTTGTTCTGCTCGGACATTTTGGCGGATGTTTTTATTTGAACCTGTGTAAGTTCATTTGAAGAGATGGAATTATTTTTGAAAGACGTCAGCTCGCAGGCACCCTCAGCACTGTGGCGCACCATATTTGTGGCGGTGCTCAATCGGCCCCTGGGGTAGTAAGAAAACAGCAGACCTTAACGTAGCATGTCAAAATAAGCTTTGCAATAAATATCCTAAGCTTCATAAAAGGCCACTGGAATATCTTTGTCTGTCGACAATGgggtcccgagttttctttcctccctcaCTTGGGCGCACCCCCAGGTTAATGCACTTTTAACTGTGGCGTGTACCAACCAACAATTCTGCATCTTCTCTGTACCATGTGTATCATTTGTACCAATGTATAAAATAACCCCGTCCAACAGGAAACATCGTAGACACCTTAATTATCATTGAGAATTAGATGTCTTGTATATACAGAGGCATCTTATGGTTTTAAACTTCTAGGTCTCCAATCTTCAAGTTTTCTGCACTTCGCCAAGGTACTTATGTTCCACATTGCAAATAGAGTGGCCGTATTATGAGACTTTCCaggacctcctcctccggAACTTGTCGGATAGTAACCTTTTATttcaacaaggccaagaccagccgaataagaagaggaggagagattTCAGCCCTGAGTGATCATAGTaacaagagaagaatgatgtGTCAAAGTGTAACAGGCTCTAGGTTTGCGCTTCCATTTATACTTGGATTTTATTTACGAGAAATGGCTGCTATAGACATAATACAGAGCAGCATTCAGTAGGTTTGTTACGTACTGGACTCGTCACCCACTCTCTTTGGTTTCTGCTAGGTTCTATTCGTACTGTAGTTGGCTCGTAATTGGGTTAGGTTGGTACTGCGCATGTACAAGGGTGCATTGCCATTCTATTCCCCTTTCTGTTCACTAGCGTTATGCTCACTAGCGTGTTGGCGCCGCAAGCGTAAGGAAATCTGTTATTAGTCTTATCAATTGATCACGAATCATGGTATTTTCTGGGATAACAAATTGTCTCTCCTCCTTCTAATCTTAGCCTTATCCTAAACCTTGCTCTTCCCTCTCCCACCCACCGCTGGCTCGTCACCCACTATTCGCTGACGCCTCCAGCTGTTTGATTGCCCCCCCCCAAGCCCGACGGGACCATTAACCAACATCCCCCTCCCCGACACTTTCCCCAGCCTACAGCGCCCACCGCCCCCCCCGTGCACTCACGCTCTAACTAGGCTCCACTGCTTTCAGCGCATTAAGCTGTAAACCACCAACAAACCGCCCGTTTATCGTCTCCCCAGAGACAGAAATTTTGACGCCCTCCAGCGACGTCGCCTTCAACAACGACACCCCAAAaacaatcaacaacagcGTCTTTCATCCTATAATACACCTGTATTCATCTCAGGCGCTCAAGAATAATATTTTGCAACGTCCGTTTCGTCCAAAAACGGATGTCGCGGCCGTCGATGCTATGACTGAGGTCGGAGCCGCCGATCTATCAAGGCTGCTTCAAACAAAGCGCAATGAGTGCAGGTCAGTATAGTCTCAGATGAAAGAGCAAAAATTTTCGATCGTCAAGATATATTTTTCGGGCTGCTAACCTGCCTCAGTTCAATTGTGACGTCGCGGAAGCGCAAGCTGCGCGAGCTGTTCGCAGTTGCGACACAGTCCGAGGGTCTCCCACACCCAGTCTTGACCAACCCCGACGCGCCGACCACAACACCAGCGGAATGGCAGTTCTTGCAAGCCAACGATATCATCCAGTACGTCCTGCGATATTATTGCGCGTTTTTCCAAATTGATTTGCGCGCGTGTCGGCCTGCCAAtgtatatactatactaacATGGATACAGAGGCAAGACGCTGAACGAAGCCAGTATCCCAGCGAGACCAACAATCTCGCTCGAACTCTTCAAAAAGTCTCTGGCAAAAGCCGTATTCATTGCGCCCGAGCCCACACCGAAACGGACGCTCGAGGATGCGAGCAAACCTAAGACTGCGAGTGTGCAGGACAAAGAACAATATAATGGAACCTACCCACCTCCCAAAGTTAGCGATGCATCTCCAAAACGAACGCCGAGTCCTCCGCCTTCGACGGATCCCGCTACAACCGACAAAGCGAGCTCTCTTCCTACGCCGACAAGCCAGCCTGTGCCCCTACCTGAGGATGCAATTGTAGATCCGACACCGACGACCAGTCCTATTACCCAAACCGCTACTGGCATCAATGCAAATCTAAAACCAAAAGTGGAGGGTATACCCAATGCCTCAGAGGTATCAGACACGCCTGCACCACGCCAGCCTCAAGTTAGCTTTGAATCGGGGACAAAGGGAGAGAATGCTGGATCAGGGGCACTAACGGCGGAGAAAACAAGTCGAGTGGCCAGTACTTCGTCTGATGCTAGAGGTGCCGCGTTGACAGTCAAGCCACCCACAGATGCCGCTCGTGCGCCTGACGCCCTGTCTTCGCCTGGTTCAACTGCACAAAGCGCAA
Protein-coding regions in this window:
- a CDS encoding hypothetical protein (EggNog:ENOG41), coding for MVSVDEAVERLKESRPPATDALTYLTIVETNLSPEVLPTLEDILEDAELTRDIGWDLVEMLISVPGSQGCLETVARLGNPREVIIKVLEVLDSKAESSEAGDASASASFITLVGMLGILHRRLQVKAPSRFLHTTLQTVYRAYNPQGAETTAAVIDLARSLSGRKRPPLPTRQSSTKLETPFQDSDISKSAPDPEADAGQAAEGEAELVSRLLQSFVTSILEAYVNSNTLEWAARHLEYYNPERIVPGKPTMLQAFKQVDELQAKDALVGQLVSVARDLGLAKLPSAEVKKALQSPFAVNPLEVEPDPKNPEGIKLSTGGFLCLTAYRMFASDIFDADYEQPDAYIFPEHHNLLKRFLGDDPQTQIESNPGTVEALLVIALWLHDQKRIIGPKETDDKDVTFMSYHHLLTLISVFHPSLRVRNAATVLAGHILHEDPHEEDRLGILEDLLENCMFSSLKACAVTWLREEIIAARKAGSTGRFADPDCLDTLQYTLFEDLESFAETDLEALWEFWVQFAPFHLQVANFALFLFGGQDFKHLVPAGMAAAVEHRYASPLLTAAKRLREAIDKKEIDGQGQEEEVSMQLGILTDTLERVPLQ
- a CDS encoding hypothetical protein (EggNog:ENOG41~CAZy:GT1) gives rise to the protein MDSLQQDPNRLKLEVSEQHHHNDDGQQSTTLITDTHGDVAYPAPIPPSVQSPESPKSPRSPKDNIDPGHGVQQTQVKSEPAHLPPANDSISPKKLPAQKSRPRPTKSWQTEQPRRDHHHRSYFRPGPARAGTSYLNKAIWEAPEDPRLSSSDSSVASAGEDELQTSQQESHHSEHKKKAGEKTSGKASHDDDKYGHFNIGNQNYQTSGKVKKDGRLRITVNETAGTGYLTKALGAAVNKVTPAKAEQADNVSTLKTPESPRRSSSSTAVADPSPQARLNIVIMVIGSRGDAQPFLKIGKVLKEDYGHRVRIATHPAFREFVEKDSGLEFFSVGGDPSELMAFMVKNPGLIPTLETVKAGDIGRRRAAMATMFDGFWRACINATDDESDRQNLKMMGEKDPFVADVIIANPPSFAHIHCAEALGIPVHLMFTFPYTPTQAFPHPLASIKNSNVDPGYTNFISYPLVEMMVWQGLGDLVNEFRVKTLALDPVSTLWAPGATYRLHVPFTYLWSPGLVPKPQDWGSEVDVAGFVFLDLASTFEPPKELGEFLAAGETPIYIGFGSIVVDDADKFTQMIFKAVELAGVRALVSKGWGGLGGDDVPENIFMLDNTPHDWLFPRVKACVIHGGAGTTAIALKCGKPTMIVPFFGDQNFWGKMVSNANVGPEPVPYKHLNAEKLAEGIEFCLTDKARDAAGAIAKRIAEEGDGAVNAVKEFHRQLNLRSPSLLRCSLLKDHTAVWELKNTNIKLGALAADILVDNGLLTWKRLRLLRHVEWNDFEGPGEPVTGIAGSIAGTVGEAFHGVASVPYHWVKRTRTISKKKNQRNARKSKKSGNNITRHNPADSDDPVDAASLHTETTAGDTGGQYVGDIASGVERTATAIAKAPVDLSMALAQGFHNAPRLYGDNTVRRPIRVTGFHSGLRAARHEFAYGVYDGFTGVVRLPFRGAKENGPIGFVKGTGMGLTGLVLKNLSAIVGPIGYTLKGVVKQAERSKTPQKYIRRARIVQGQREYNALPEDQRKQLEKEVMEGWHIMDELREKIQDLEKQRGIAGQIDRVLLDTEVIFEDVDVAKRSLEALKQGKALEDVVDPDRDRGRDGGKSKRNRSMSIRRSFNLTKKSREEKRLPSLADAEESIKTGRGDEGLDKLTVPAR